A region of the Chryseobacterium cucumeris genome:
TTCCTTCCAATGCCTGAATACTACTAGCTGTATATTGTTTTTGACTCATATTAAAAATTAAAAATCCTGCTATATGCAAAGACTCACAAATATCGTGATTTTTTTCGAGGTATGAAAGTTAAAAAGTGTCAAAAAAATGTGGAGTTTTCTTTAGAAAAACATAAGGATTAGTGAGCCGGTAAAAGAAACAAAATTAAAATGTATTGATGAGATAGCAACTGTTGTAAATCATATTCAACATCAATAATTTATGCTTAAATTTATTATCTGAAAAGTTGAAATTATGGATGATTTTATCGCAGCACGCGCTCAGATGGCACTCTCTCTGGGCTTTCATATCATATTCTCCTGTGTGGGTATGGTGATGCCTTTTCTGATGGCTTTTGCCCATTGGAAATATCTGAAAACCAATAACGAGGTATATAAAGGACTTACAAAAGCATGGAGTAAAGGGGTGGCTATCCTTTTTGCAACGGGAGCCGTTTCAGGAACAATGCTTTCTTTTGAACTTGGCCTTTTATGGCCCGGGTTTATGAAACATGCAGGTCCGATTTTCGGGATGCCTTTTTCTCTGGAAGGAACAGCCTTTTTCATCGAAGCGATTGCCATTGGTTTCTTTTTATACGGATGGGAAAGATTCAATAAATGGTTTCACTGGTTCTGTGGTTTTCTTGTAGGAGTAAGCGGGCTGGCTTCCGGAATTCTGGTGGTAGCAGCCAACTCATGGATGAATTCTCCCACCGGTTTTGATTATATTAACGGACAGTATCTTAATATAGATCCTATCAAAGCGATGTTCAATGATGCATGGTTTCCTCAGGCTCTTCATATGACAGTTGCTGCTTTTTGTGCAACAGGATTTGCAGTTGCAGGAGTTCATGCTTTTATGATTATGCGAAAAAGAAATATTGAATTCCATACCAAAGCTTTTAGAATTGCCGTAGGTTTTGCCTTGATCGGAGCATTCGGAGCACCTCTAAGCGGTGATGTTGCTGCAAAGTCGGTAGCAGAAAGACAGCCTATCAAACTGGCAGCTATGGAAGCTCATTTTGAAACGGAAAAAGGGGCTTCATTTGTGATTGGAGGAATTCCTGATGAGGAAAAAGAAGAAGTGAAATATGTAGTGAAAATTCCAAAAGTGTTGAGTTTTCTGGTAAGTAATGACTTTAATTCTGAAGTAAAAGGTCTTAAGGATTTCCCTAGAGATGAATGGCCTCCGATTGCTGTGGTTCATTATGCTTTTCAAATCATGATTTTCTTCGGAGTGATCATGATTGTTATCGGAGCTGTCTATTTATATGCCTTCTTCTTCAAAAAAGAATGGCTGAATAAAAACTGGTTATTAAAAACCTTTTTAATCGCAACACCTTTTGGATATATTGCTCTGGAAGCGGGATGGACGGTAACAGAAGTAGGAAGACAGCCCTGGATTATTTATGGGATTATGAGGACAGCAGATGCGGTAACTCCTATGCCGGGAATACAGTATTCATTCTATTTCTTTACGGCTATTTTCGTATCATTATCATTAATCCTTGTTTTCCTTTTAAAGAGACAGATTCAAATGGTACCGATGCTTTACGATCCTACCGATGTTCAGTTTAACGATAAAAACAAAAAATCATGATTTACATTGTAATAGGTTTTCTCTGGCTATCCATCTGTCTTTATATTATTCTGGGCGGAGCTGACTTTGGAGCAGGTATTGTAGAAATGTTCACCAATAAAAAAGCCCGTCATAAAACCCATGAGATTATGTATGAATCTATTGCTCCTGTTTGGGAAGCCAATC
Encoded here:
- a CDS encoding cytochrome ubiquinol oxidase subunit I, which produces MDDFIAARAQMALSLGFHIIFSCVGMVMPFLMAFAHWKYLKTNNEVYKGLTKAWSKGVAILFATGAVSGTMLSFELGLLWPGFMKHAGPIFGMPFSLEGTAFFIEAIAIGFFLYGWERFNKWFHWFCGFLVGVSGLASGILVVAANSWMNSPTGFDYINGQYLNIDPIKAMFNDAWFPQALHMTVAAFCATGFAVAGVHAFMIMRKRNIEFHTKAFRIAVGFALIGAFGAPLSGDVAAKSVAERQPIKLAAMEAHFETEKGASFVIGGIPDEEKEEVKYVVKIPKVLSFLVSNDFNSEVKGLKDFPRDEWPPIAVVHYAFQIMIFFGVIMIVIGAVYLYAFFFKKEWLNKNWLLKTFLIATPFGYIALEAGWTVTEVGRQPWIIYGIMRTADAVTPMPGIQYSFYFFTAIFVSLSLILVFLLKRQIQMVPMLYDPTDVQFNDKNKKS